The nucleotide window CAGGTTCCGGAAGTTCCTTTACCCATGCGAGTTTTTCAAACAGGCTGCGCCGGCCAAGTTGGATTTCCTCCGCATGGCCCTGGACGCGGCCACTCACGCCCATGCCTGTTAGGGAATGGAATCCTTCCACCGGCAAAAACGCCAAATTTTCTCCCCTGCCCTTGAGTGCGATGGCGCGGGAAACCGGGTGTGATGAATGATGGCTGAGTGAGGCCGCCACTTGCAGGAGTTCGTTTGCCCGCCCGGGAGGCAAAGTCTCAATGCCGATGACTTCGAGTTCACCCGTGGTCAGGGTTCCGGTTTTATCGAGTGCGACCCGTTTGATTTCCCCCAGTTTTTCAATGGCCGCCCCGCCCCTGAAAAGAACCCCGCGGCGCGCGCCCGCGGCGATGCCCGCCAGGATGGAGGAAGGAATCGAAAGCACGAGCGCACATGGGGAAGCCACAACAAGAAGAATCATGGAGCGATAAAAGGCCGACTTTTCTCCAGGCCGATCCAGGAAGGGGGAAAGGCCGAGGACCAGCCACCAGACCAGGAACATGACAAGTGTGAGAGTCAGGATGGCATAGGTGTAACGGGTGCCGAATTTGTCCGTGAACTGCTGCGAAGGGGCCTTGCTGCTCTGGGCCTCTTGAATCAAGCGGATGATTTTTGCAAGGGAGCTTTCATCCGCTGTTTTCGTGATGCGGGAATCCACCGCACCCCAAAGATTCATCGTCCCGGAAAAAACGGTATCGCCGCACTGCTTATCGACCGGAACCGATTCACCGGTCAGGCTGGATTCATTCGCTGCGGAAGCGCCTGAGAGAACCTCGGCGTCGGCTGCAAATTGTTCGCCCGGGCGGGTGCGGATCACCATGCCGGGTTGGAGTTGTTCCACCGGGATGCGTTTTTCCGTTCCGGAGGGCTCCACGACGTTGGCTTCCTTGGGGGCATCCTTGAACAGGCTTTTGATCTCGCGTTCAGTCCGGAACAAGGCCAGGTCTTCCAACGCTCCACTGGAGGAAAATAGGAACAGCAGGGTGGCGCCTTCCCACCAGTGTCCGACTGCTGCGGCCCCCGCGGCGACAAACAGCATAAGAAAGTGGACGTCCAGGGTGCGTTTGCGCAACAGTTCCCAGACATCCACAGCGGGAAACCATCCGCCGGCGATGTAAGCGATGAGATAGGCGGCAATGGCAGCGGCGGAGTGTTCGCCGTGGAGGGATTCCAAAATGAAGCCCGTGGCGGCGCCCAGGCCACAGACACCGGCGGCGGCCATCGCTTTTTTCCATTCCGCAGCTTCCCGCAAATGCGCGGGGTCGAGCAGGCGTCGCGGTTGCACCTTGACCCAGGGGAATTGCTGCCATTTCCAAAAACGGGGCGCAGTCTGGCAGGATTCCTTTTCCAACATGACGCCGGAGCCGGGCATGGAGACCAATCGAAGACCTGGCGGCAGCTTGTCGGGTTTGCTGTTCCCGCAGGTTTGGCAGCTCAGGCGCCAGCCGTCCTTGCTGCAGTCAGACGGCTTTAAAAGGGTTTTCATCGCCAGGATGG belongs to Candidatus Methylacidiphilales bacterium and includes:
- a CDS encoding cation-translocating P-type ATPase translates to MPNTNNDICVLQRLAEVIRDNHALQAVWLDAQERKISFAHQPDADTESIRKKLESILAMKTLLKPSDCSKDGWRLSCQTCGNSKPDKLPPGLRLVSMPGSGVMLEKESCQTAPRFWKWQQFPWVKVQPRRLLDPAHLREAAEWKKAMAAAGVCGLGAATGFILESLHGEHSAAAIAAYLIAYIAGGWFPAVDVWELLRKRTLDVHFLMLFVAAGAAAVGHWWEGATLLFLFSSSGALEDLALFRTEREIKSLFKDAPKEANVVEPSGTEKRIPVEQLQPGMVIRTRPGEQFAADAEVLSGASAANESSLTGESVPVDKQCGDTVFSGTMNLWGAVDSRITKTADESSLAKIIRLIQEAQSSKAPSQQFTDKFGTRYTYAILTLTLVMFLVWWLVLGLSPFLDRPGEKSAFYRSMILLVVASPCALVLSIPSSILAGIAAGARRGVLFRGGAAIEKLGEIKRVALDKTGTLTTGELEVIGIETLPPGRANELLQVAASLSHHSSHPVSRAIALKGRGENLAFLPVEGFHSLTGMGVSGRVQGHAEEIQLGRRSLFEKLAWVKELPEPDIGVTETVVVAGELRGRILLLDTVREASAPLLRKLQSEGLRVTMLTGDRPEAAAKVAKQLGLEDVRSGLKPEDKVAFIQKCEMAGEHVAMVGDGVNDAPSLAAAYVAVGMGLRGSDAVLEQADVVLMQDRLENFKYAYELSRKANRIIKQNLAISLGVIAVLVVSALGSYIPLTLGVIGHEGSTVIVVLNSLRLLFFEEKKGNPGEFRSQN